The sequence below is a genomic window from bacterium.
GCTGGGCCGCGTCGACGCCGCGCGGGCGCTGGCGGACGACATGGGCGAGGAGTTCGAGACGCTGCGCGTCAGCGCCCCGCCCCGCCGCCCGCGCGTGTACGTCGAGCTCTGGTTCGGCCGCCACCCGCGCACGACGGGGGGGCGCACGCACGTCCACGACCTGGTCGAGCTGGCCGGCGGCGAGAACGTGTTCGGCGCCTCGTCCCAGGCCTGGCTGCCGCTCGACCTGGCCTCGGCGGCGGCCTCGCGCCCCGACGTGACGCTCTTCTTCAGCGAGCCGGAGTTCCCAGTGGACCCGGCGCGCCTGCTCGCGGAGCGCGGCTGGGACCAGCGTCCCGGCTTCCGCCCCGTCGTCTCGACGGTGGCGCGCGGCCGCAACCTGATCCACGACGGACCGTCGTACACGGAAACGGCGCAGTGGCTTGCCGGGGAGCTCGGCGGCAGGGCCGACGCCGGGCCCTGAGGCGTGCCATGCGGTTGACAAGAGGCGGCGGCGCTGCCGATATTAATGGCGGTGCAGGTGTGGGGGAGGGCGGCGGGCACCGCGCCGCCC
It includes:
- a CDS encoding helical backbone metal receptor, whose amino-acid sequence is MKVACELLGNAFELPAAPRRIVCLVSAATETIAALGAADRLVGVSPYCARYIADLAAPVVGDYVRADLEELRALGPDLLLFTSGVQLPLARRCAAAGLPAYAFPVPASRHGVLENVVTVGSLLGRVDAARALADDMGEEFETLRVSAPPRRPRVYVELWFGRHPRTTGGRTHVHDLVELAGGENVFGASSQAWLPLDLASAAASRPDVTLFFSEPEFPVDPARLLAERGWDQRPGFRPVVSTVARGRNLIHDGPSYTETAQWLAGELGGRADAGP